Genomic window (Actinomycetota bacterium):
CATCGGGCTCTTTGAGGTCGTCTTCTCCGACATTACCGAGATACGGTTCGCTCAGGGCAGAGTATATTTGGCGGCATCCCTTGAAGCAGTATCAAAGCGACTCATCGGGCATAGCGCGTCAAGAAGCCCAGACAGTAATCTGGTTGTCGGGGTATGTCGTCAAGCAAAAGCGTATTTGAAAAAGCTAGGAGTTAATCTGTCCGGCGTCATCTTCCACCAGGACCAGGGCAGCGTCTATACAGGTTATGAGTATGCGGGATACTTAGTGCGCGACAGCATCAAGATATCGTATAGCCGCATTGCAACACCCTCGGATAATCCCGATATGGAGTCCTTCTTCGGCAGGCTCAAGGACGAGTGGGGGGATGTATTTGCCGCTGCTCAAACAGAAAGCGAGGTGATAGAGCTTATCAACAAAGCGCTCTCGTACTATAATGAAAGGCGTCGGCACTCGGCAATCAATTACTTTGCGCCGGATGAGTTCATCAAGCGAGAGCTTGCAGCAGCGACAGCGTAATATCGCCATTCACCTTAGGATTCCTCAATAGTAGTTCAAGTTTTCGGGCGCAGTTCGAAGGGAGATTACCAAAAAGAGTGGGAATACTTCGAAGAAAGAATGGAAGATTTGACGGATGAAATTGACGTAGAGGTTTTTGACGAATCAGCCTTTGATGATTAAGTAATAAGTTAGGCTTTACACTCAGGGCAGCTCTTATTTTTAGCATCTTCAATAGAAGCTGCCCTTGCTTTTTTAAGTTCTGGATATCCCGCGTAAAGGACTTGGCTCTTCTTGCAGCCGTAGCGGTAGACGGTGACTCCCTTACATCTCATCTCATGGGCCAGCATGAAGACGGCCGCCACATCTTGCTCGGTAGCGTCTTCGGCCAAGTTGACCGTCTTGGAGACGGCATTATCAGTATGTCTCTGGAAAGCGGCCTGAATCTTGATGTGTTGCTCGAAGGGGATCTCAAGGGCGGTTTCAAAGAGACGCTTAAAACTGTCCGGAATCCCCCTTAGGCTCCGGAGCCTTCCTGAGTTCATTACCTCCTGTTTTATCTCGTCTTGCCAGAGCCCCATCTCTTTGGCCATCCTTTCAAAGAGCGGGTTGACCTCGGCAAGCCTTGTCCCGTCCATGACCTTTCTGACGAAGGAGACGGCAAAGAGAGGTTCGATGCCGCTTGAGGTATTTGCGATTATGCTTATCGTGCCGGTCGGGGCGATGGTGGTGGTGGTGGCGTTGCGCATGTGAGAAAATCCCATATCGATCCAGCGGCTCTCCTTAAAATTGGGAAATGAACCCCGCGCCTTAGCCAGCAGAGCCGATTTTTCTCTCGCCTCTTTCGAGATGAAGGCCATGATCTCTTCGCCGATTTTTATGGCCTCCTCGGAGTCATAGGGGGTGGCCAGCATGATCAGCATGTCCGCAAAGCCCATGACTCCGAGACCGATCTTGCGGTTGGCCTTGGTTATCGCATCCACCTCCGGCAGAGGAAACTTGCTCGCGTCTATCACATTATCTAAGAAATGGACGGCCAGTCGGATCGTTCTGGCGAGCTTTTCCCAGTCGACTGAGGCCCCTCTCACCATCTGGGCCAGGTTTATTGAGCCCAAATTGCAGCTCTCATAGGGCAAGAGGGGCTGCTCGCCGCAGGGGTTGGTCCCCTCTATCTCGCCGATTCTTAAAGTTGGGTTATGCCTGTTGTTTATCTCATCGATGAAGACAAGGCCGGGGTCTCCGCTCGAATGGGCGGATGAGACCATCATATCAAAGAGACTTTTTGCCGAAATCCTCTTTACGGTCTTCTTGTTTCTGGGATTTATGAGGGCGAAATCGCCGCCTCTCTTTACCGCCTCCATGAACTCATCTGTCACTGCGACCGAGAGGTTGAAGTTGCTGAGGCTCTCTCCATCGGCCTTGGCTCTTATGAAATCGAAGATATCGGGATGATCGACTGCAAGAATGCCCATGCTGGCTCCCCGGCGCCGACCACCCTGCTTTACGACCTCGGTTGTTACGTCGAAGACGCGCATGAAGGAGAGGGGACCGGAAGCAAGGCCGTGTGTCTTACTGACTACGTCACCCTTTGGCCGAATCT
Coding sequences:
- a CDS encoding adenosylcobalamin-dependent ribonucleoside-diphosphate reductase, translated to MKDYPETKLSENAVEVLRERYLLKDEQGKVLESPDELFARVAETVAKIDALYDSGANLAALTERFYEMMAGLDFLPNSPTLMNAGTELGQLSACFVLPVEDSMESIFAAVKNMALIHKSGGGTGFSFSKIRPKGDVVSKTHGLASGPLSFMRVFDVTTEVVKQGGRRRGASMGILAVDHPDIFDFIRAKADGESLSNFNLSVAVTDEFMEAVKRGGDFALINPRNKKTVKRISAKSLFDMMVSSAHSSGDPGLVFIDEINNRHNPTLRIGEIEGTNPCGEQPLLPYESCNLGSINLAQMVRGASVDWEKLARTIRLAVHFLDNVIDASKFPLPEVDAITKANRKIGLGVMGFADMLIMLATPYDSEEAIKIGEEIMAFISKEAREKSALLAKARGSFPNFKESRWIDMGFSHMRNATTTTIAPTGTISIIANTSSGIEPLFAVSFVRKVMDGTRLAEVNPLFERMAKEMGLWQDEIKQEVMNSGRLRSLRGIPDSFKRLFETALEIPFEQHIKIQAAFQRHTDNAVSKTVNLAEDATEQDVAAVFMLAHEMRCKGVTVYRYGCKKSQVLYAGYPELKKARAASIEDAKNKSCPECKA
- a CDS encoding integrase core domain-containing protein, with product IGLFEVVFSDITEIRFAQGRVYLAASLEAVSKRLIGHSASRSPDSNLVVGVCRQAKAYLKKLGVNLSGVIFHQDQGSVYTGYEYAGYLVRDSIKISYSRIATPSDNPDMESFFGRLKDEWGDVFAAAQTESEVIELINKALSYYNERRRHSAINYFAPDEFIKRELAAATA